From one Sparus aurata chromosome 16, fSpaAur1.1, whole genome shotgun sequence genomic stretch:
- the LOC115597422 gene encoding antimicrobial peptide NK-lysin-like → MEQSSVLLVCILVTCCVWTVHGRTLQINTDDQEPVDIEISGEAGKIPGICWACKWALNKVKKVIGPNATTESVTTKLNSVCNEIGLLKALCRKFVKAHLGELIEELTTTDDVRTICVNTGACKPKEWVNLLFYRSDVDAKFEMIDYP, encoded by the exons ATGGAACAATCCTCAGTCCTCCTTGTGTGCATCCTCGTGACATGTTGCG TCTGGACTGTCCACGGGAGAACCCTTCAGATCAATACTGATGACCAGGAGCCAGTGGACATAGAGATCTCTGGCGAGGCCGGCAAG ATTCCAGGCATTTGCTGGGCGTGCAAGTGGGCCTTAAATAAGGTGAAGAAAGTCATTGGACCAAATGCCACCACAgag agCGTGACAACAAAATTGAATTCCGTCTGCAATGAGATCGGCCTTTTAAAGGCTTTGTGTCGCAAATTTGTGAAGGCGCACCTCGGAGAACTGATTGAGGAACTCACGACCACCGATGACGTGAGGACAATCTGTGTCAACACCGGAGCCTGCAA GCCAAAGGAGTGGGTGAACCTGCTCTTTTACCGAAGCGACGTGGATGCAAAATTTGAAATGATTGACTATCCCTGA